A DNA window from Fragaria vesca subsp. vesca linkage group LG3, FraVesHawaii_1.0, whole genome shotgun sequence contains the following coding sequences:
- the LOC101303883 gene encoding shikimate O-hydroxycinnamoyltransferase-like, translating to MAVNVRLMESTVIRPATETPRQSLWLSNIDLVMTSAHTPSIYIYNKPKGADKVDMAVLKDALSKALVPFYPLAGRLKQKMDEGDQGRRRLEIDCNAEGALFVVADSSSCIDDLGDFAPTPEFGRGLLPTVDYSGGISSYPLLLVQTTYFKCGGVALGVRLDHLLADGLSALHFINTWSDIARGVDIAIPPTIDRTLLRARDQPRTLLDHNHHIEYQPPNDHGTTGAETVVSVFTFTREQLNILKAMSTMTKEEDNEMKYTTFEVFAGHVWRCACKVRELANDQETNLFLAVNGRTRLQPPLPPGYFGNVIFRAAATAVAGDLISKPLSYAACCIHNALVRMDDDYLRSVLDYLELEHRRHRDLSSFAHGTDVRCPNLGITSWFSLPLYDADFGWGRPIFMGRGGIPSEGKAYMIPTATNDGSLSLCIDLESQHMKSFSKLVYDI from the coding sequence ATGGCGGTCAACGTCAGACTGATGGAGTCGACAGTGATCAGGCCAGCGACGGAGACACCTCGGCAGTCATTGTGGCTCTCGAACATCGACTTGGTGATGACCAGCGCTCACACTCCTAGTATTTATATCTACAATAAGCCAAAAGGTGCAGACAAGGTCGACATGGCTGTCCTCAAGGACGCGCTCAGCAAGGCTCTTGTGCCCTTTTACCCTTTGGCCGGCCGCCTGAAGCAAAAAATGGACGAGGGCGACCAGGGTCGACGTCGTCTAGAAATAGATTGCAATGCGGAGGGAGCCTTGTTTGTTGTGGCCGACAGCAGCTCTTGCATAGATGACTTGGGCGATTTTGCACCCACTCCCGAGTTCGGGAGAGGGCTCCTCCCTACCGTTGATTATTCCGGCGGTATATCTTCTTATCCTTTGTTACTGGTTCAGACCACCTACTTCAAATGCGGTGGAGTGGCTCTTGGTGTTCGCCTAGATCATCTTTTAGCAGATGGATTATCTGCTCTTCACTTTATAAATACATGGTCTGATATTGCTCGGGGTGTGGACATTGCAATCCCACCAACGATCGACAGGACATTACTTCGTGCTCGAGATCAACCTCGGACTTTACTCGACCACAATCACCACATTGAATACCAACCTCCTAATGACCATGGAACGACTGGGGCAGAAACAGTCGTCTCGGTTTTTACATTTACCAGGGAGCAGCTCAACATCTTGAAAGCTATGTCGACCATGACTAAGGAGGAAGACAATGAGATGAAGTATACGACATTTGAGGTGTTTGCAGGTCATGTATGGAGATGTGCCTGCAAGGTACGTGAACTAGCTAATGATCAAGAAACCAACTTATTCTTAGCTGTGAACGGAAGGACCAGACTGCAACCCCCACTCCCACCTGGCTACTTTGGTAATGTGATTTTCAGAGCCGCAGCAACAGCCGTAGCAGGGGATCTTATATCAAAACCACTATCGTATGCCGCATGCTGCATTCACAATGCTCTGGTGCGTATGGACGATGACTATCTTCGATCAGTACTCGACTATCTTGAACTTGAGCACCGTCGACATCGGGATCTGTCAAGCTTTGCTCATGGGACTGATGTTAGGTGCCCTAATCTTGGGATAACTAGCTGGTTTTCGCTGCCCCTCTATGATGCTGACTTTGGATGGGGGCGACCGATTTTCATGGGTCGTGGTGGGATTCCAAGTGAAGGGAAGGCATACATGATACCAACCGCTACTAATGATGGAAGTTTATCGCTATGCATCGATCTGGAGTCCCAGCATATGAAATCATTTTCCAAGTTGGTTTATGACATATGA
- the LOC101303096 gene encoding floral homeotic protein AGAMOUS-like isoform 2, with product MAYENKPNTDLDADAQRRLGRGKIEIKRIENTTNRQVTFCKRRNGLLKKAYELSVLCDAEVALIVFSNRGRLYEYSNNSSVRETIERYKKACADTSTNGSASEATAQYYQQEAAKLRNQINALQNSNRGYMAEGLSNMNIKELKGMESKLEKAITRIRSKKNELLFAEIEYMQKRELDLHNNNQLLRAKIAENERQQQSINAIAGGHGSYEIVQPTQPFHEARNYFQVNALQPNIHQYSRHDQVSLQLV from the exons ATGGCCTATGAAAACAAACCAAACACTGACCTGGACGCTGATGCCCAAAGAAGATTGGGAAGGGGAAAGATAGAGATCAAGCGGATCGAAAACACCACCAATCGCCAAGTTACCTTCTGCAAAAGGCGCAATGGTTTGCTCAAGAAGGCCTATGAGCTCTCTGTGCTCTGTGATGCTGAGGTTGCTCTCATAGTCTTCTCTAACCGTGGCCGCCTCTATGAGTATTCCAACAACAG CAGTGTTAGAGAAACGATTGAACGATACAAGAAGGCATGTGCAGATACTTCAACTAATGGATCTGCCTCAGAAGCTACTGCTCAG TACTATCAGCAAGAAGCTGCCAAGCTGCGCAACCAGATAAATGCTTTGCAGAACAGTAACAG GGGTTATATGGCTGAGGGTTTAAGCAATATGAATATCAAGGAGCTCAAGGGCATGGAGAGCAAACTTGAGAAAGCAATTACCAGAATTAGATCCAAGAAG AATGAACTCTTGTTTGCCGAAATTGAGTACATGCAGAAAAGG GAACTTGACTTGCATAACAATAACCAGCTCCTCCGAGCAAAG ATAGCTGAGAATGAGAGGCAACAGCAGAGCATAAATGCAATTGCAGGAGGGCATGGAAGCTATGAGATCGTGCAGCCGACTCAGCCCTTTCATGAGGCTCGCAACTATTTTCAAGTGAATGCTTTGCAACCCAATATTCATCAGTACTCGCGCCATGACCAAGTTTCCCTTCAGTTAGTGTAA
- the LOC101303096 gene encoding floral homeotic protein AGAMOUS-like isoform 1, with translation MAYENKPNTDLDADAQRRLGRGKIEIKRIENTTNRQVTFCKRRNGLLKKAYELSVLCDAEVALIVFSNRGRLYEYSNNSVRETIERYKKACADTSTNGSASEATAQYYQQEAAKLRNQINALQNSNRGYMAEGLSNMNIKELKGMESKLEKAITRIRSKKNELLFAEIEYMQKRELDLHNNNQLLRAKGQIAENERQQQSINAIAGGHGSYEIVQPTQPFHEARNYFQVNALQPNIHQYSRHDQVSLQLV, from the exons ATGGCCTATGAAAACAAACCAAACACTGACCTGGACGCTGATGCCCAAAGAAGATTGGGAAGGGGAAAGATAGAGATCAAGCGGATCGAAAACACCACCAATCGCCAAGTTACCTTCTGCAAAAGGCGCAATGGTTTGCTCAAGAAGGCCTATGAGCTCTCTGTGCTCTGTGATGCTGAGGTTGCTCTCATAGTCTTCTCTAACCGTGGCCGCCTCTATGAGTATTCCAACAACAG TGTTAGAGAAACGATTGAACGATACAAGAAGGCATGTGCAGATACTTCAACTAATGGATCTGCCTCAGAAGCTACTGCTCAG TACTATCAGCAAGAAGCTGCCAAGCTGCGCAACCAGATAAATGCTTTGCAGAACAGTAACAG GGGTTATATGGCTGAGGGTTTAAGCAATATGAATATCAAGGAGCTCAAGGGCATGGAGAGCAAACTTGAGAAAGCAATTACCAGAATTAGATCCAAGAAG AATGAACTCTTGTTTGCCGAAATTGAGTACATGCAGAAAAGG GAACTTGACTTGCATAACAATAACCAGCTCCTCCGAGCAAAG GGGCAGATAGCTGAGAATGAGAGGCAACAGCAGAGCATAAATGCAATTGCAGGAGGGCATGGAAGCTATGAGATCGTGCAGCCGACTCAGCCCTTTCATGAGGCTCGCAACTATTTTCAAGTGAATGCTTTGCAACCCAATATTCATCAGTACTCGCGCCATGACCAAGTTTCCCTTCAGTTAGTGTAA
- the LOC101303591 gene encoding shikimate O-hydroxycinnamoyltransferase-like, with the protein MAVNVRLMESTVVRPATETPRQSLWLSNMDLVQPSTHTPSIYIYNKPKGADKVDMAVLKDSLSKALVPFYPLAGRLKQNMDEGDKGRRRLEIDCNAEGALFVVADSSSCIDDLGDFAPTPEFGRGLLPTVDYSGGISSYPLLLVQITYFKCGAVALGVRLDHHLADGLSALHFINTWSDIARGADIAIPPTIDRTLLRAREQPRTLLDHNHHIVYQPPNDHGTTGAETVVSVFKFTREQLNILKAMSTMTKEEDNEMKYTTFEVFAGHVWRCACKARELANDQETNFYFAVNGRTRLQPPLPPGYFGNVIFRAAATAVAGDLISKPLSYAACCIHNAVVRMDDDYLRSALDYLELEQRRHRDLPSLARGTHVRCPNLGITSWFTLPLYDADFGWGRPIFMGRAGIPSEGKAYMIPTATNDGSLSLCINLESQHMKSFSKLVYDI; encoded by the coding sequence ATGGCGGTCAACGTCAGACTGATGGAGTCGACAGTGGTCAGGCCAGCGACGGAGACACCACGGCAGTCATTGTGGCTCTCGAACATGGACTTGGTGCAGCCCAGCACTCACACTCCTAGTATTTATATCTACAATAAGCCAAAAGGTGCAGACAAGGTCGACATGGCTGTCCTCAAGGACTCGCTCAGCAAGGCTCTTGTGCCCTTTTACCCTTTGGCCGGCCGTCTGAAGCAAAATATGGACGAGGGCGACAAGGGTCGACGTCGTCTAGAAATAGATTGCAATGCGGAGGGAGCCTTGTTTGTTGTGGCCGATAGCAGCTCTTGCATAGATGACTTGGGCGATTTTGCACCCACTCCCGAGTTCGGGAGAGGGCTCCTCCCAACCGTTGATTATTCCGGCGGTATATCTTCTTATCCTCTGTTGCTGGTTCAGATCACCTACTTCAAATGCGGTGCAGTGGCTCTTGGTGTTCGCCTAGATCATCATTTAGCAGATGGGTTATCTGCTCTTCACTTTATAAATACATGGTCTGATATTGCTCGTGGTGCGGACATTGCAATCCCACCAACGATCGACAGGACATTACTTCGTGCTCGAGAACAACCTCGGACTTTACTCGACCACAATCACCACATTGTATACCAACCTCCTAACGACCATGGAACGACTGGGGCAGAAACAGTCGTCTCGGTTTTTAAATTTACCAGGGAGCAGCTCAACATCTTGAAAGCTATGTCGACCATGACTAAGGAGGAAGACAATGAGATGAAGTATACGACATTTGAGGTGTTTGCAGGTCATGTATGGAGATGTGCCTGCAAGGCACGTGAACTAGCTAATGATCAAGAAACCAACTTTTACTTTGCTGTAAACGGAAGGACCAGACTGCAACCCCCACTCCCACCTGGTTACTTTGGTAATGTGATTTTCAGAGCCGCAGCAACAGCCGTAGCAGGGGATCTTATATCAAAACCACTATCGTATGCCGCATGCTGCATTCACAATGCTGTGGTGCGTATGGACGATGACTATCTTCGATCAGCACTCGACTATCTTGAACTTGAGCAGCGTCGACATCGGGATCTGCCAAGCCTTGCTCGTGGGACTCATGTTAGGTGCCCTAATCTTGGGATAACTAGCTGGTTTACGCTGCCCCTCTATGATGCTGACTTTGGATGGGGGCGACCGATTTTCATGGGTCGTGCTGGGATTCCAAGTGAAGGGAAGGCATACATGATACCAACCGCTACTAATGATGGAAGTTTATCGCTGTGCATCAATCTGGAGTCCCAGCATATGAAATCATTTTCCAAGTTGGTTTATGACATATGA